GGATACGCGGAATCTTTCGATCCCGGAACGGCGCGGGAGGGTCTACGATTCCCGCCGGATGACGAAGAAGCGCGCGCCGCTTCTCGCGAGGATCGGCAAGGCGATCGGGCCCGGCGTGATCACCGGCGCCGCCGACGACGATCCGTCCGGAGTGGCGACCTATTCGGTCGCGGGCGCGCAGCTCGGGACGAGCCTTCTCTGGACCGCGCTCCTCACCTGGCCGCTGATGGCGGCCGTCCAGATGATGTGCGCGCGGATCGGGATGGTCACGGGACGCGGGCTCGCCGGCGCGCTGAGGAAGAAGTTTCCGCGAAGCGTCCTCGTCGCGATGGCCTTCGCGCTCTTCGCCGCCAACACGATCAACATCGGCGCGGACCTCGCCGGGATGGCCGACGCCGCCGAGATGCTCACCGGAGTCAACTCCCACTTCTGCGTGGTGGTCTTCGGAATCCTGATTCTCGTCGCGACGGTGCGGCTTCGCTACTGGCAGCTCGCGGCCGTCCTGAAGTGGCTGGCTCTCGCGCTCGGGGCATACGTGGGCACGGCCTTTCTCGCGCATCCCCGTTGGGGCGCGATCGCGCGCGACGCGCTCGTCCCGTCGCTCCCCCACGGCCGGGAGGCGTGGGCGATGCTCGTCGCGATCCTCGGCACGACGATCAGCCCGTATCTCTTCTTCTGGCAGGCGTCGCAGGAAGTCGAGGAGGAGAAGGCGATGGGCCGGCGCATGCTCGTGAGCCGCAGGGGAGCCACTTCGCGCGAGATCACCGACCGAAGGATCGACGTCGGCGTGGGGACCTTCGCGTCGAACCTCGTGATGTTCTTCATCATCCTCACGACCGCGCTGACGCTCCACGTCCACGGCGTGACGAACATCCAGACGTCGAAGGAAGCGGCGCAGGCGCTGGCTCCGCTCGCCGGCAGGTTCGCCGCGGCGCTTTTCACCGTCGGCATCCTCGGCGTCGGGTTCCTCGCGATCCCGACGCTCGCCGGCTCGGCCGCGTACGCGTTTGCCGAGACGTTCGGCTGGCGGCAGGGGCTCGATCAGAAGCTGCGCGGCGCCCGGCAGTTCTACCTCGTCGCGGGGACCGCCACGACCATCGGGATCGCGATCGATTTCGCCGGATTCAATCC
This sequence is a window from Thermoanaerobaculia bacterium. Protein-coding genes within it:
- a CDS encoding Nramp family divalent metal transporter, with translation MTKKRAPLLARIGKAIGPGVITGAADDDPSGVATYSVAGAQLGTSLLWTALLTWPLMAAVQMMCARIGMVTGRGLAGALRKKFPRSVLVAMAFALFAANTINIGADLAGMADAAEMLTGVNSHFCVVVFGILILVATVRLRYWQLAAVLKWLALALGAYVGTAFLAHPRWGAIARDALVPSLPHGREAWAMLVAILGTTISPYLFFWQASQEVEEEKAMGRRMLVSRRGATSREITDRRIDVGVGTFASNLVMFFIILTTALTLHVHGVTNIQTSKEAAQALAPLAGRFAAALFTVGILGVGFLAIPTLAGSAAYAFAETFGWRQGLDQKLRGARQFYLVAGTATTIGIAIDFAGFNPVRALFLSAVINGVLAPFLLVGVLLVASDSALMAKQPSSIVSRVVVGVTTLLMFAAAVGMFVF